The Eubacteriales bacterium genome has a window encoding:
- a CDS encoding glucose-6-phosphate isomerase, which yields MEFRQVSNNKDIKITFDFNNVIAENIGEHGIKLNEIKENQELLQKTHSELCAERDDMAWRALPFNQGEVVADINKTAKMINEKFDNFVVFGIGGSALGSRALFTALKSYKYNALSKPLRNGAKFYVEDNVDPDKINALLNVIDVKKTVFNVITKSGNTAETMSQFIIIIGLLIEKLGNDYKDNIILTTSAKSGTLRKIANDNGFKTFEIPEKLGGRFSVLSPVGLLAAAVLNIDISKILAGAGDMDALCSNEKLEDNPAYMYAFTHYMCMKKGVNVTVMLPYTDALLNTAEWYAQLWAESLSKKYDKFGNTVHVGQTPVRALGVTDQHSQLQLYTEGPFDKIITFIKVKNFKTELVIPDVPIKLYDAEYLKGKTLNTLIDLELDSAEYAVCKSGKMNLKIVLDSLNEYSIGALLYFFEMATAAAGKMLNINAFDQPGVEEGKKALYAFLGREGYEEKAKELAGKDKAFNSFIYNL from the coding sequence ATGGAGTTTAGACAGGTTAGTAATAATAAAGACATCAAAATTACTTTTGATTTTAACAATGTAATTGCTGAAAACATAGGAGAACATGGAATAAAACTAAATGAAATAAAAGAAAACCAGGAATTGTTACAAAAGACCCATTCAGAGTTATGTGCCGAACGCGACGATATGGCCTGGAGGGCGCTGCCTTTTAATCAGGGTGAAGTCGTTGCCGACATCAATAAAACTGCCAAGATGATCAACGAGAAATTCGATAACTTTGTCGTCTTTGGCATTGGAGGATCCGCATTAGGTTCAAGGGCACTGTTTACAGCACTTAAAAGCTACAAATACAATGCTCTTAGCAAGCCGCTTAGAAACGGAGCTAAATTTTACGTAGAAGATAATGTAGACCCGGATAAAATAAATGCTCTGCTTAATGTTATAGATGTCAAAAAAACTGTATTTAACGTAATAACCAAATCTGGGAATACAGCGGAAACGATGTCGCAATTCATAATTATTATTGGGCTTTTAATTGAAAAGCTGGGGAATGATTATAAAGATAACATTATATTGACTACAAGTGCAAAAAGCGGAACGCTTAGAAAAATAGCTAACGATAATGGGTTTAAGACGTTTGAGATCCCTGAAAAACTGGGCGGGCGTTTTTCTGTATTAAGCCCGGTAGGACTGCTGGCAGCTGCAGTGCTTAATATAGACATATCGAAGATACTGGCCGGTGCAGGGGATATGGACGCTTTATGTAGTAACGAAAAACTTGAAGACAACCCAGCATATATGTATGCGTTTACGCACTATATGTGCATGAAAAAAGGTGTTAATGTTACTGTTATGCTGCCGTATACAGATGCTTTGCTGAATACAGCCGAATGGTATGCACAGCTTTGGGCAGAATCTTTAAGTAAAAAATACGATAAATTCGGAAATACCGTACACGTCGGGCAGACGCCGGTCCGAGCTCTTGGCGTTACAGATCAGCACTCGCAGCTACAGCTTTATACCGAAGGGCCGTTTGACAAAATAATAACATTTATCAAAGTAAAAAACTTCAAGACCGAGTTAGTTATCCCGGATGTTCCTATAAAGCTTTACGACGCCGAGTATTTAAAGGGGAAAACGTTAAATACTCTTATAGATTTAGAATTGGATTCTGCAGAATATGCAGTATGCAAATCCGGGAAGATGAATCTTAAAATAGTGTTAGACTCTTTAAATGAGTACTCAATAGGTGCGCTTTTATACTTTTTTGAAATGGCAACAGCAGCGGCAGGTAAAATGCTTAATATAAATGCGTTTGACCAACCTGGCGTAGAAGAAGGCAAAAAAGCGTTATATGCATTTTTGGGCAGGGAAGGGTATGAAGAGAAGGCAAAAGAGTTAGCGGGAAAGGACAAAGCCTTTAATAGCTTTATCTATAACCTTTAG
- a CDS encoding polyprenyl synthetase family protein, protein MENDLLKVSSLIDERLNILLNECGFLPKLRDAMKYSVLSGGKRLRPALNVWANELLDGDLYETLDIACAIEMIHTYSLIHDDLPAMDNDTLRRGQPTSHMVYGEGQAILVGDALLNYAFEVMLANSNKYLHNLQNHILAIRAIASASGPNGMIAGQWQDIGLEGQKLTEEELILIHKNKTAAIIIASLESGLLICSPNKKQLNAIRCYGANIGLAFQIIDDILDVTGSENDTGKTAKKDKEAGKFTYVDLYGIEKSQKIARQLTDNSINDISIFGSKAAKFIGLAEYLSERNH, encoded by the coding sequence TTGGAAAATGATCTTTTAAAAGTCTCTTCATTGATAGACGAACGCTTAAACATACTTTTAAACGAATGCGGTTTTCTGCCAAAACTTAGAGATGCGATGAAATATAGCGTGCTCTCAGGCGGAAAAAGGCTCCGCCCTGCGCTTAACGTTTGGGCAAACGAGCTTTTAGACGGGGACTTATATGAAACGCTTGATATAGCATGTGCCATTGAGATGATACATACGTATTCGCTTATACATGATGATCTTCCCGCAATGGATAACGATACTTTAAGGCGCGGGCAGCCGACCAGCCATATGGTTTACGGGGAAGGCCAGGCTATACTCGTTGGGGATGCGCTGCTAAACTATGCATTTGAAGTTATGCTTGCAAATTCAAATAAATATCTGCATAATTTGCAAAACCATATTTTGGCAATACGAGCTATCGCTTCAGCATCCGGCCCAAACGGAATGATCGCGGGGCAATGGCAGGATATAGGGCTCGAAGGGCAAAAATTAACTGAGGAAGAACTTATTTTAATTCATAAAAATAAAACCGCAGCTATTATAATAGCATCTCTTGAATCGGGTTTACTAATTTGTTCACCTAATAAAAAGCAATTAAACGCTATTAGATGTTACGGTGCAAATATTGGCCTTGCATTCCAGATAATAGACGATATCTTAGATGTTACCGGCAGTGAAAATGACACGGGTAAAACTGCGAAAAAAGATAAAGAGGCAGGTAAATTTACATACGTAGATCTTTACGGTATAGAAAAATCGCAAAAAATCGCGAGACAATTAACAGACAATTCAATTAATGATATATCCATTTTTGGCAGTAAAGCCGCCAAGTTTATCGGCCTTGCCGAATACTTAAGTGAAAGAAATCATTAA
- the rny gene encoding ribonuclease Y, whose product MQLLVLVPVAIGTAIIGILAGYFYRKNIAEAKIAKAEESVTRMIADAQKRAEAIKKETVLEAKEEVLRLRNEFDRETKERRNELQRSEKRLIQREELLDRKLDSIESKEDQIAKKQKDVSRLKEDIEKLHQQEIEQLEKISDISRDEAKDILMDKVEQEARRDIAVFVRDIEVKAKEDAEKKAKYIISLAIQKCAADHVSENTVSVVSLPNDEMKGRIIGREGRNIRTLETATGIDLIIDDTPEAVILSGFDPVRREVARIALERLILDGRIHPARIEEMVNKAQKEVDAQIKEAGEQAAFDTGIHSLHPELIKILGRLKYRTSYGQNVLKHSLEVANLAAIMAAELGADVKLAKRGGLLHDIGKAVDHEVEGPHIQIGADLAKKYHESSEIIHIIQAHHGDIEAKTVEAVLVQAADAISAARPGARRESLENYIKRLEKLEEIANSFNGVERSFAIQAGREIRIMVKPEDVDDAGMYLMAKDIVKKIETELDYPGQIKVNVIRETRTTDFAK is encoded by the coding sequence ATGCAATTGTTGGTACTGGTTCCAGTGGCTATCGGTACAGCTATAATCGGTATATTAGCAGGTTATTTTTACAGAAAAAATATAGCCGAAGCTAAAATCGCAAAAGCTGAAGAATCGGTGACACGGATGATTGCTGACGCACAGAAGAGGGCAGAAGCGATCAAAAAGGAAACAGTCCTTGAAGCTAAAGAAGAAGTACTAAGATTAAGAAATGAATTTGACAGAGAGACAAAAGAACGTAGAAATGAATTGCAACGCTCAGAAAAAAGGCTGATTCAGCGTGAAGAGCTTTTAGATAGAAAGCTAGACAGCATTGAATCTAAAGAAGACCAAATCGCCAAAAAACAAAAAGATGTATCACGTCTAAAAGAAGATATAGAAAAATTACATCAACAGGAAATAGAACAGTTAGAAAAGATTTCCGACATCAGCCGCGATGAGGCAAAAGATATTTTGATGGATAAGGTTGAACAGGAAGCCAGACGTGACATTGCTGTTTTCGTTAGAGATATTGAAGTAAAAGCAAAAGAAGATGCAGAAAAAAAAGCAAAATACATAATATCGCTAGCAATCCAAAAATGCGCTGCAGATCATGTGTCTGAAAATACAGTTTCAGTTGTTTCACTACCAAACGATGAAATGAAAGGCAGAATTATAGGGCGCGAAGGTAGAAATATTAGAACTTTAGAAACGGCAACGGGAATTGATTTGATAATAGATGATACTCCTGAAGCAGTTATACTTTCTGGTTTTGATCCGGTAAGGCGCGAAGTCGCAAGAATAGCTCTTGAAAGATTGATATTAGACGGGAGAATTCACCCGGCTCGTATTGAAGAAATGGTAAATAAGGCGCAAAAAGAGGTAGATGCCCAAATTAAAGAAGCAGGCGAACAAGCTGCATTCGATACCGGCATACACTCGTTGCACCCTGAACTCATAAAGATTTTAGGGCGGCTTAAATACCGCACAAGCTATGGGCAAAACGTATTAAAGCATTCGCTTGAAGTTGCAAATCTAGCTGCAATAATGGCGGCTGAACTCGGCGCAGATGTCAAATTGGCAAAGCGCGGAGGATTACTGCATGATATAGGTAAAGCTGTAGACCATGAAGTAGAAGGGCCGCATATTCAAATAGGAGCTGACTTAGCTAAAAAATATCATGAGTCTAGTGAGATAATTCATATTATCCAAGCTCATCATGGTGATATTGAGGCTAAGACTGTTGAAGCAGTATTAGTTCAGGCGGCAGATGCAATATCTGCAGCCCGCCCGGGAGCCAGAAGAGAGTCACTTGAAAATTACATAAAACGTTTGGAAAAACTTGAAGAAATAGCAAATTCATTTAATGGAGTTGAACGGTCATTCGCAATACAGGCCGGCAGGGAAATAAGAATTATGGTCAAGCCGGAAGATGTGGATGATGCAGGAATGTACTTAATGGCAAAGGACATAGTTAAAAAAATAGAAACTGAACTTGATTACCCGGGTCAGATAAAAGTAAATGTGATACGGGAAACAAGGACGACAGATTTTGCAAAATAA
- the malQ gene encoding 4-alpha-glucanotransferase, translating into MQRSSGVLLHITSLPGRFGIGTLGKEAYDFIDLLKAGGQSHWQVLPLNPTGFANSPYQGVSAFAGNPYLISLESLVEIGLLKKEDLPKVKFKSNNKVDYEFQSNVKGKILKKAYENFKLKDTAFLGFKEKEAFWLEDYALFMAVKEYFSLNPFWKWEKDIANKEKSASSKYLKKLSDEVEFYKFEQYIFFIQWRDVKNYANKNGIKIIGDLPFYVARDSVDYWANRELFDKSGRMSGCPPDTFCKNGQLWENPIYDFDTMALDGFKWWVMRFTKAKSMYDLIRIDHFRGFEAFYAVESNMKDAVKGKWIKGPSYTLFDKIMNQVGKLPVIAEDLGNITKEVHELLGHYGYPGTKVLQFAFDKSKNSMYLPYNYKNNCVVYTGTHDNNTAIGWFVSLDDFDKKFFIEYTGDCEVNDVSKVLIRLAYSSVADLAIIPVQDILKLPGDARMNTPGTIKGNWEFKLEKGQFSKKHADELLLLAETYGRIIKN; encoded by the coding sequence TTGCAAAGATCTAGCGGAGTGTTGCTTCACATAACTTCACTGCCCGGCCGTTTTGGGATAGGTACTTTAGGCAAAGAGGCTTATGATTTTATCGATCTTTTAAAGGCAGGAGGGCAAAGCCATTGGCAGGTTTTACCGTTAAATCCAACGGGGTTTGCCAATTCACCTTATCAGGGAGTCAGTGCTTTTGCAGGCAACCCATATTTAATCAGCCTTGAATCATTAGTTGAAATAGGTCTTTTAAAAAAAGAGGATCTGCCCAAAGTTAAATTTAAGTCAAATAATAAAGTAGATTATGAATTTCAGTCTAATGTAAAGGGAAAGATTTTAAAAAAAGCTTATGAAAATTTTAAATTAAAAGATACAGCTTTTTTAGGTTTTAAAGAAAAAGAAGCTTTTTGGCTTGAAGACTATGCGCTTTTTATGGCGGTAAAGGAGTATTTTTCGCTCAACCCTTTTTGGAAATGGGAAAAAGATATCGCAAACAAAGAAAAATCTGCTTCAAGTAAATATTTAAAAAAACTTTCAGATGAAGTGGAATTCTATAAATTTGAGCAGTATATATTTTTTATACAGTGGAGAGATGTTAAAAACTATGCAAACAAAAACGGTATTAAGATAATAGGCGACCTGCCGTTTTACGTAGCAAGAGACAGTGTAGACTATTGGGCAAACAGGGAGTTGTTTGATAAGAGCGGCCGCATGTCCGGATGCCCTCCTGATACATTTTGTAAAAACGGCCAGCTTTGGGAAAATCCGATTTACGATTTTGATACAATGGCACTTGACGGCTTTAAATGGTGGGTTATGCGGTTTACCAAAGCCAAATCTATGTACGATTTAATCCGTATAGACCATTTCCGCGGTTTTGAAGCGTTTTATGCAGTTGAAAGCAACATGAAAGATGCAGTGAAAGGGAAATGGATAAAAGGCCCGTCTTATACGCTGTTTGACAAAATAATGAACCAAGTAGGCAAGTTGCCTGTTATAGCCGAAGACCTCGGTAATATAACAAAAGAAGTTCATGAATTGCTTGGCCATTATGGCTACCCTGGAACTAAGGTATTGCAGTTTGCATTCGATAAAAGCAAAAATAGTATGTACTTGCCATACAACTATAAGAATAACTGCGTTGTATATACCGGCACCCACGACAATAATACTGCTATTGGATGGTTCGTTTCCCTAGATGATTTTGATAAAAAATTTTTTATAGAATATACAGGGGATTGCGAGGTGAACGACGTATCGAAAGTATTAATAAGATTAGCCTATTCTTCAGTGGCAGATCTGGCAATAATACCCGTGCAAGATATTTTAAAACTACCTGGAGATGCAAGAATGAATACACCAGGAACTATTAAAGGGAACTGGGAATTTAAACTTGAAAAAGGCCAGTTTTCAAAAAAACACGCAGACGAACTGCTTTTATTAGCAGAAACTTATGGAAGAATAATAAAGAATTAA
- the purB gene encoding adenylosuccinate lyase — translation MKEVYENPLITRYSSREMAENFSDDKKFKTWRRLWIALAEGEAQLGLPITQEQIDELIKYKDDINYEDAQKREKEVRHDVMSHVYAYGLQCKKAKPIIHLGATSCYVGDNADIIIMRDALLIIQKKLVNVIYNLSKFAKEYKDTPALGFTHYQPAQLTTVGKRACLWIQDLIMDLEEINHVIGKLRLRGVKGTTGTQASFLTLFDNDHEKVKKLEQIVCEKMGFKSFYAVTGQTYPRKVDSLVLNALALSASSAYKFSNDLRLLQNLKEMEEPFEKNQIGSSAMAYKRNPMRSERMAALARFLLFLPQNALVTASTQWFERTLDDSANKRLTVPQAFLCLDAILNIYLNISEGMVVYKKTINKHIMEELPFMATETILMEAVKKGGDRQELHEKIRSYSMEASHRIKAEGKGNNLIENIAADSSFGFTKKALDSILDPVNFIGRSSEQVDDFISTDVAPILAEYKNSLGIKGVLNV, via the coding sequence ATGAAAGAAGTTTATGAAAATCCACTTATTACAAGATATTCATCACGCGAAATGGCTGAAAATTTTTCAGACGATAAAAAATTTAAAACTTGGCGGCGTCTTTGGATAGCACTTGCCGAAGGCGAGGCTCAGTTAGGACTGCCTATAACTCAAGAGCAAATAGATGAGCTTATAAAATATAAAGACGACATCAACTATGAAGATGCTCAAAAGCGTGAAAAGGAAGTAAGGCATGATGTAATGTCACACGTCTACGCCTATGGCCTGCAGTGCAAAAAGGCAAAGCCTATAATACATTTAGGTGCAACCAGCTGCTATGTCGGTGACAATGCGGATATCATAATAATGAGGGATGCGCTTTTAATAATACAAAAAAAACTCGTAAACGTTATATATAACCTTTCAAAATTTGCAAAAGAATATAAAGACACACCGGCCCTCGGCTTTACGCATTACCAGCCGGCGCAGTTAACTACCGTAGGCAAGCGTGCGTGCCTTTGGATACAGGATTTGATTATGGATCTGGAGGAAATAAACCACGTAATAGGCAAATTGCGTTTAAGAGGTGTAAAAGGGACGACCGGAACGCAGGCAAGCTTTTTAACACTGTTTGATAACGACCATGAAAAAGTTAAAAAATTAGAGCAGATAGTCTGTGAAAAAATGGGATTTAAATCCTTTTATGCAGTGACCGGGCAGACGTATCCGCGAAAAGTGGATTCTCTCGTTTTAAATGCACTTGCTTTATCAGCTTCAAGCGCATACAAATTTAGCAATGATTTAAGGTTGCTTCAGAATCTAAAGGAAATGGAAGAGCCGTTTGAAAAAAATCAAATAGGTTCATCTGCTATGGCATACAAAAGAAACCCAATGCGTTCAGAGCGCATGGCAGCTCTGGCAAGGTTTTTATTGTTCCTGCCGCAAAACGCGCTTGTAACTGCCAGCACCCAGTGGTTTGAAAGAACTTTGGACGATTCGGCAAATAAACGGTTGACAGTGCCGCAGGCATTTTTATGTTTGGATGCAATCTTAAATATATATTTAAATATATCGGAAGGTATGGTAGTATACAAAAAGACAATAAATAAGCACATAATGGAAGAATTGCCTTTTATGGCCACAGAAACTATACTCATGGAAGCTGTTAAAAAAGGTGGGGACAGGCAGGAGCTGCACGAAAAGATACGGTCCTATTCTATGGAAGCAAGCCATAGGATAAAAGCTGAAGGAAAAGGAAATAATTTAATTGAGAATATAGCAGCAGACAGTTCATTTGGTTTTACTAAAAAAGCCCTGGACAGTATTTTAGATCCTGTAAACTTTATCGGCAGAAGCAGTGAACAGGTAGATGACTTTATTTCAACTGACGTTGCACCTATATTAGCTGAATACAAAAATTCTCTTGGTATAAAAGGAGTACTTAATGTATAA
- the xseA gene encoding exodeoxyribonuclease VII large subunit has protein sequence MAKLLFSVAQINEYISKKLYSDPLLKKIQVKGEIANLSLNATGTAYFSLKDESGVINCITFDFLEKTQGITVKDGQSVIVTANINYFKQTGRLQLNVIDIELSGIGELYQRFEALKESLFKKGIFDPDIKKPLPLFPQKIGVVTSPTGAVMHDISNIIKRRCPCIDIIVYPSRVQGEGAKDEIAAGIKYLNTLDDIDLIIVARGGGSFEDLFAFNEEVVAMAIFESNIPVISAVGHETDYSIADMAADLRAPTPSVAAELGVPDILEIKNRLNSFKEWIASYVYNKINGCERDLMFYKQNMKEVSPSYKIKSMEDALLRHKEALFKNFQLRLLTLQNTIYIKKELLKELNPLNVLKRGFMVMRGSTGQYILSVNDIKIGEKVNIIAYDGNISAQILEKKEKKDEDF, from the coding sequence ATGGCTAAACTTTTATTCAGCGTTGCACAGATAAATGAATATATCTCAAAAAAACTGTATTCTGATCCGCTGCTTAAAAAAATCCAGGTTAAGGGCGAGATTGCCAATTTGTCTTTAAATGCAACTGGCACTGCCTATTTTTCTTTAAAAGATGAAAGCGGCGTTATTAACTGTATCACGTTTGATTTTTTAGAAAAGACGCAAGGAATAACGGTGAAAGACGGGCAAAGCGTTATAGTAACGGCAAACATAAACTATTTTAAGCAAACAGGGCGACTGCAGCTAAACGTTATCGATATAGAATTAAGCGGCATCGGAGAACTGTATCAAAGGTTTGAAGCATTAAAAGAAAGCCTCTTTAAAAAAGGCATTTTCGACCCGGATATAAAAAAACCTCTGCCGCTTTTCCCGCAGAAAATCGGAGTAGTTACTTCTCCTACAGGTGCGGTAATGCATGATATTTCAAACATAATCAAGAGAAGATGCCCATGTATAGATATAATAGTTTATCCCTCACGAGTGCAGGGCGAAGGTGCAAAAGATGAAATCGCGGCTGGAATCAAATACTTAAACACTCTTGATGACATAGACTTAATTATTGTAGCTCGCGGCGGCGGGTCTTTTGAAGATTTATTTGCTTTTAACGAAGAAGTAGTGGCAATGGCTATATTTGAGTCTAACATACCCGTAATTTCCGCAGTTGGCCACGAAACGGACTATTCTATAGCAGACATGGCAGCGGATTTACGTGCTCCTACGCCATCCGTCGCTGCAGAACTTGGCGTACCGGATATTTTAGAGATCAAAAACCGGTTAAATTCTTTTAAAGAATGGATTGCCTCTTATGTATATAATAAAATCAACGGCTGTGAAAGGGATTTGATGTTTTATAAACAGAACATGAAAGAGGTTTCACCTTCGTATAAGATTAAGAGTATGGAAGATGCACTCTTAAGGCACAAGGAAGCGCTTTTTAAGAACTTTCAGTTAAGACTTTTAACTTTACAGAATACCATATACATAAAAAAGGAATTGTTAAAAGAGCTAAACCCTCTAAACGTATTAAAACGCGGTTTTATGGTGATGAGGGGAAGCACCGGGCAATATATCTTATCTGTAAATGATATAAAAATAGGGGAAAAAGTTAATATAATAGCTTACGACGGGAATATATCCGCACAGATTTTAGAGAAAAAGGAGAAAAAAGATGAAGACTTTTAG
- the glgB gene encoding 1,4-alpha-glucan branching protein GlgB, translating into MPCYDPSKYISKDDIYLYNTGEAQKAYLTFGCHYIPEADAHLFCLSAPNAKKASVVGDFNEWDDTVNPMQALEGGIFASLIPGLKDGNNYKYCITGCDGINRYKADPFAFHAELRPGTASKVWSIEKYEWHDSEYIKTHMEEDPFSSPMSIYELDIGSFKKKEGYDFVSIREIAHEIRDYVIEMGYTHIELLPITEYPFDPSWGYQVCGYYAVTSRYGTPQDYMYFIDAMHEAGIKVIIDWVPAHFPKDDHGLNMFDGTQLFGHSHPLKSEHPEWGTLIFNYGRKEVVSFLVSSAMFFADIYHVDGIRVDAVTSMIYLDYGRKEGEYIKNKYGGNLDLDAIEFLKKLNSILLTNFKGLITIAEESTAFPMVTKPPYDGGLGFCFKWNMGFMHDTLDYMQMDHFFRHENHSKMTFSMTYAFSENYILAYSHDEVVHGKKSMIDKMFGDYPQKFASLKALYGFMFAHPGKKLMFMGSEFGQFIEWDEKKQLDWFLLNYPSHKALQNYVKALNHVYKDSPALWQIEDSWEGFEWLRVDDDDISAISFMRLPKTKDGDAIICVSNFTPIVRQDYRLKIPFDGHLEKILNSDEEPFGGSGAEVNPQMLKDEDDNVSLTLPPLSTVYLKVLNDKN; encoded by the coding sequence ATGCCTTGTTATGATCCTAGTAAATATATTAGTAAAGATGATATATATCTTTATAATACAGGAGAAGCGCAAAAGGCATATCTGACATTTGGATGTCACTATATTCCCGAAGCTGATGCTCATTTATTTTGCCTGTCTGCGCCAAATGCAAAAAAAGCAAGCGTCGTTGGAGATTTTAATGAATGGGATGATACTGTAAACCCAATGCAGGCACTAGAAGGGGGCATATTTGCATCTTTGATACCTGGGCTAAAGGACGGGAATAATTACAAATATTGTATAACGGGATGTGACGGTATAAATCGCTATAAGGCAGACCCTTTTGCTTTCCATGCAGAGCTTAGGCCCGGTACTGCATCAAAAGTCTGGAGTATAGAAAAATACGAATGGCATGACAGCGAATATATAAAAACCCATATGGAAGAAGATCCGTTTTCATCTCCCATGTCTATTTACGAACTGGACATCGGTAGTTTTAAGAAAAAAGAAGGATACGATTTCGTATCCATACGTGAGATCGCCCATGAGATAAGGGATTATGTAATTGAAATGGGATATACGCACATAGAACTGCTCCCAATAACAGAATATCCTTTCGATCCATCATGGGGGTATCAAGTCTGTGGATATTATGCAGTCACCTCAAGGTACGGAACTCCGCAAGATTATATGTACTTTATAGATGCTATGCATGAGGCTGGCATAAAAGTTATTATAGACTGGGTCCCGGCGCATTTTCCAAAAGACGACCATGGGCTTAACATGTTTGACGGGACGCAGCTTTTCGGCCACAGCCATCCTTTAAAATCCGAACACCCGGAATGGGGTACGCTTATATTCAATTACGGAAGAAAAGAAGTAGTTAGTTTTCTTGTATCAAGTGCAATGTTCTTTGCGGATATTTACCACGTTGACGGAATAAGGGTAGATGCGGTTACCTCTATGATATACTTAGATTACGGAAGAAAAGAAGGGGAATATATTAAAAATAAATACGGCGGCAACTTAGATCTAGACGCTATAGAGTTCTTAAAGAAGTTAAATTCCATCCTGCTCACTAATTTTAAGGGTTTAATAACTATTGCGGAGGAATCAACGGCATTTCCTATGGTTACAAAGCCGCCGTACGACGGAGGCCTTGGATTCTGCTTTAAATGGAATATGGGGTTTATGCACGACACGCTGGATTATATGCAGATGGATCATTTTTTCAGGCATGAAAACCACAGTAAAATGACTTTTTCTATGACTTATGCCTTTTCAGAAAACTACATCCTGGCATACTCCCACGATGAAGTGGTGCACGGCAAAAAATCCATGATCGACAAGATGTTTGGAGATTACCCGCAAAAATTTGCTTCGCTTAAAGCTCTTTATGGCTTTATGTTCGCACATCCCGGTAAAAAATTAATGTTTATGGGAAGTGAGTTCGGGCAGTTCATAGAATGGGATGAAAAAAAGCAGCTGGATTGGTTTTTATTAAACTATCCGTCTCACAAAGCACTGCAAAACTATGTAAAAGCGCTAAACCATGTTTATAAGGATTCTCCTGCATTATGGCAGATAGAAGACAGCTGGGAAGGATTTGAATGGTTAAGGGTAGATGACGACGATATAAGCGCCATATCTTTTATGCGCCTACCTAAAACTAAAGATGGCGATGCGATAATATGTGTATCTAACTTTACGCCGATCGTACGCCAAGACTACAGATTAAAAATCCCTTTTGACGGGCACTTGGAAAAGATATTAAACAGTGATGAAGAGCCCTTTGGCGGAAGCGGAGCAGAAGTGAACCCGCAAATGCTAAAAGATGAGGATGATAATGTCTCGTTAACGCTTCCGCCGTTATCAACGGTTTATTTAAAAGTTTTAAATGATAAAAATTAG
- the xseB gene encoding exodeoxyribonuclease VII small subunit — protein sequence MKTFSEKLKKIEEILEKLNENGIEIEESLELYEQGMKLISECEKQLETSKGKLKILDLNNSKAQYVTGSEDLGVGK from the coding sequence ATGAAGACTTTTAGCGAAAAGCTTAAAAAAATTGAGGAAATACTGGAAAAGCTTAACGAAAACGGCATTGAGATCGAAGAATCCCTGGAGCTTTATGAACAAGGTATGAAGCTGATTTCAGAGTGTGAAAAGCAGCTTGAAACTTCAAAAGGCAAGCTTAAGATTCTTGATTTAAATAACTCAAAGGCACAGTATGTAACCGGAAGCGAGGATTTAGGCGTTGGAAAATGA